The DNA segment CCCGCTGACGCCTGGGTCCAGCCACGACGGCTGCTCGAGTTACGGGCTTCGCACGCCTTAGGATCCTCCTGAACCTTCGGAGCGGCACGGTTGTGGACAACCTGCGTGGAAGCCTGCTGATGATCGCCGCGATGGTGGGATTCGCGCTCGAGGACGTGCTGATCAAGCAGACGGCGTCCGCGCTGCCGATGGGGCAAGTGCTCGCTCTGATCGGCTGCGGCGGCACCGTCATCTTCAGCACGCTCGCGCTCGCCAACGGCAAGCGCATCGTGTCGCGGGAGGTGCTCTCGCGGCCCGTCGTGCTGCGCAATCTCGGCGAGATGGCGGGCTCGATCACTTTCGTGGCGGCGCTCGTGCTGACGACCCTTTCGAGCGCTTCGGCGATCTTGCAGGCGGCGCCGCTGGCCGTGACGCTCGGCGCCGCGCTGTTTCTGGGCGAGACCGTGGGCTGGCGCCGCTGGACGGCGATCGTCATCGGGTTCGTGGGCGTGCTGCTCGTGATCCAGCCGGGCCTCGCCGGGTTCACGCCCGCATCGTTGCTCGCCGTGGTCGCCGTCGCCGCGCTCGCGCTGCGCGACCTCTCCAGCCGCGCCGTCCCGGCAAACGTCACGAGCCTCCAGCTCGCGGCCTGGGCCTTCATGTCGAACATTCCGGCCGGAGTGGCGATGATGCTTGCGATGGGCACGCCGCCCGTCGGGCTCGCGGTGCCGGACGTCGCGCGCTTCGGCGCCATGTTCGTCGTCGGCGGCTTCGCCTACTACGCGCTCATCGGGGCGACGCGAACCGGCGAAGTCAGCGTGGTGGTCCCGTTCCGCTACACGCGTCTCGTGTTCGCGATGGTCCTCGGCAACCTCGTCTTCGGCGAGCGCCCGGATTTCCTGATGCTGACCGGCGCCGCACTCATCGTCG comes from the Gammaproteobacteria bacterium genome and includes:
- a CDS encoding DMT family transporter codes for the protein MDNLRGSLLMIAAMVGFALEDVLIKQTASALPMGQVLALIGCGGTVIFSTLALANGKRIVSREVLSRPVVLRNLGEMAGSITFVAALVLTTLSSASAILQAAPLAVTLGAALFLGETVGWRRWTAIVIGFVGVLLVIQPGLAGFTPASLLAVVAVAALALRDLSSRAVPANVTSLQLAAWAFMSNIPAGVAMMLAMGTPPVGLAVPDVARFGAMFVVGGFAYYALIGATRTGEVSVVVPFRYTRLVFAMVLGNLVFGERPDFLMLTGAALIVGTGLYTIWRGAARRVPAHEYPSDLSDFRGSSRVEASDGRAQLVE